A DNA window from Bos mutus isolate GX-2022 chromosome 11, NWIPB_WYAK_1.1, whole genome shotgun sequence contains the following coding sequences:
- the SPR gene encoding sepiapterin reductase, translated as MEGSVGKVGGLGRTLCVLTGASRGFGRTLAQVLAPLMSPRSVLVLSARNDEALRQLETELGAEWPGLRIVRVPADLGAETGLQQLVGALCDLPRPEGLQRVLLINNAGTLGDVSKRWVDLTDPTEVNNYWTLNLTSTLCLTSSILKAFPDSPGLSRTVVNISSICALQPFKGWGLYCAGKAARNMMFQVLAAEEPSVRVLSYAPGPLDTDMQQLARETSVDPDLRKSLQELKRKGELVDCKISAQKLLSLLQNDKFESGAHIDFYDE; from the exons ATGGAGGGCAGCGTCGGCAAGGTGGGCGGCCTGGGGCGCACCTTATGCGTGCTGACTGGGGCTTCCCGGGGCTTCGGACGGACGCTGGCCCAAGTCCTGGCCCCGCTGATGTCGCCTCGCTCCGTGCTGGTCCTAAGCGCCCGCAATGACGAGGCCCTGCGGCAGCTGGAGACCGAGCTGGGCGCCGAGTGGCCGGGTCTGCGTATCGTGCGGGTGCCCGCCGACCTGGGCGCCGAGACCGGCTTGCAGCAACTGGTCGGTGCTCTGTGCGACCTCCCCAGGCCCGAAGGCCTGCAGCGAGTGCTGCTCATCAACAATGCGG GCACTCTTGGAGATGTATCCAAACGTTGGGTGGACCTGACTGACCCAACTGAAGTGAACAACTACTGGACTCTGAACTTGACTTCCACGCTCTGCCTGACTTCCAGTATCCTGAAGGCCTTCCCGGACAGTCCTGGCCTCAGCAGGACTGTGGTTAACATCTCGTCCATCTGTGCCCTGCAGCCCTTCAAGGGCTGGGGACTGTACTGTGCTGGGAAGGCTGCCCGTAACATGATGTTCCAGGTCCTGGCGGCGGAGGAACCTAGCGTGAGGGTGCTGAGCTATGCCCCAG GTCCCCTGGACACTGACATGCAGCAGTTAGCCCGGGAGACCTCTGTGGACCCAGACTTGCGAAAAAGCCTGCAGGAGCTGAAGAGAAAGGGGGAACTTGTGGATTGCAAGATATCAGCCCAGAAACTTCTGAGCTTGCTGCAAAATGACAAGTTCGAGTCTGGAGCCCATATTGACTTCTACGATGAATAA